TCAAATCGTTTCATCGTTCACCGGAACCGATTTGGTAGATTTAAAATTCGAGCAACTACTTCCTTACGTACAACCAATGGAATCTCCGGAAGAAGCTTTCCGTATTATTCCTGGTGATTTCGTAACCACTGAAGATGGTACAGGTATCGTTCATATCGCACCGACTTTTGGTGCGGATGATGCGCAGGTAGCCAAAGCAGCTGGAGTACCGCCTATGTTGATCGAAGATGAAAACGGAAACCCTGTTCCATTGGTAGACCTACAAGGTAGATTTGTTTCTGCAATGGGAGAGTTTGCCGGGAAATACGTTAAAAACGAATATTACAATGATGGTGAAGCACCTCAACAAAGTGTAGATGTGGAGATTGCCATCAAATTAAAAACGGAAAACCGTGCATTTAAAGTTGAAAAATACGAGCACAGTTATCCGCATTGTTGGAGAACAGATAAGCCAATTTTATATTACCCGTTAGATTCATGGTTTGTACGAGCGACTGCTAAAAAGGAGCGTATGAGCGAATTGAACGACACGATTAACTGGAAGCCTAAAGCTACAGGTACAGGTCGTTTTGGAAACTGGTTGAAAAACTTAAATGACTGGAACTTATCGAGATCTCGTTACTGGGGAATTCCACTTCCCATCTGGCAAACAGAAGAAGGAGATGAATCTATCTGCATTGGATCTGTAGAACAACTCAAAAATGAAATTGACAAGTCTGTCGCAGCGGGAATCATGGATAAAAATCCATATGCTTCATTTGAAATCGGAAACATGTCCGATGAGAATTATGATGCTATAGATTTACACCGTCCATATGCTGATGATATCGTTTTGGTATCTTCAAATGGAGAACCTATGAAACGTGAATCAGACTTAATTGACGTATGGTTTGATTCAGGTTCTATGCCATATGCACAGTGGCACTATCCTTTTGAAAACAAAGAAAAAATTGATGGTAATAAAGCATTCCCGGCTGATTTTATCGCTGAGGGTGTAGATCAAACACGTGGTTGGTTCTATACATTACATGCCATTGGGACCATGGTATTTGATTCTGTAGCATATAAAAATGTTATTTCAAATGGATTGGTTTTAGACAAAAACGGAGTGAAGATGTCTAAACGTTTAGGCAATACCATTGATCCGTTTGATACATTGAAAAACTATGGCCCGGATGCAACCAGATGGTATATGATTACCAATGCGCAACCATGGGACAACCTGAAATTTGACCTGGATGGCATTACTGAAATCCAACGTAAGTTTTTCAGAGCATTACAAAACACCTATTCATTCTTCACGCTTTATGCGAATGTGGATGGATTTACATACGCTGAAGGTGATGTTCAGGACAGACCGGAAATTGATCAATGGATTTTAAGTAAATTAAACTCATTAGTGAAAAATGTAGACGCTGCATATTCGGATTATGAACCAACCAAAGCAGGCCGTTTAATTCAGGAATTTGTTGTGGATCATTTATCCAACTGGCACGTACGTCTTTCACGTAAACGTTTCTGGAGAGGTGATTATGGTCAGGATAAAATCTCTGCGTATCAAACATTGTATATGTGTTTAGAAACTATCGCAAAGATTTCTGCACCTATCGCGCCATTCTATAGCGATCGTTTGTTTAAAGACTTAAACGCAGTTACCGGAAAAGATACTTCTTTATCAGTGCATTTGGCATTATTCCCAG
This genomic interval from bacterium SCSIO 12643 contains the following:
- a CDS encoding isoleucine--tRNA ligase — its product is MSKYKEYKQLNLTEVANEENEFWKANDIFQKSMDEREGSPEYVFYDGPPSANGKPGIHHVISRTLKDLFCRYQTQKGKQVIRKAGWDTHGLPVELKVEKELGITKEDIGTKISVAEYNEACRQTVMQYTEVWDDLTDKMGYWVDMEEPYVTYKTKYIESVWWLLKQLHDKDMLYKGYTIQPYSPKAGTGLSSHELNLPGTYVDVKDTTVVAQFNLIKDDKFKSLFNDLEEVFALAWTTTPWTLPSNTALAVGPKIEYVLVKSFNQYTFEPMHVLVAKALVSKAFSGKYFEGTDEEISNYAAEDKKIPYQIVSSFTGTDLVDLKFEQLLPYVQPMESPEEAFRIIPGDFVTTEDGTGIVHIAPTFGADDAQVAKAAGVPPMLIEDENGNPVPLVDLQGRFVSAMGEFAGKYVKNEYYNDGEAPQQSVDVEIAIKLKTENRAFKVEKYEHSYPHCWRTDKPILYYPLDSWFVRATAKKERMSELNDTINWKPKATGTGRFGNWLKNLNDWNLSRSRYWGIPLPIWQTEEGDESICIGSVEQLKNEIDKSVAAGIMDKNPYASFEIGNMSDENYDAIDLHRPYADDIVLVSSNGEPMKRESDLIDVWFDSGSMPYAQWHYPFENKEKIDGNKAFPADFIAEGVDQTRGWFYTLHAIGTMVFDSVAYKNVISNGLVLDKNGVKMSKRLGNTIDPFDTLKNYGPDATRWYMITNAQPWDNLKFDLDGITEIQRKFFRALQNTYSFFTLYANVDGFTYAEGDVQDRPEIDQWILSKLNSLVKNVDAAYSDYEPTKAGRLIQEFVVDHLSNWHVRLSRKRFWRGDYGQDKISAYQTLYMCLETIAKISAPIAPFYSDRLFKDLNAVTGKDTSLSVHLALFPEVNEEAIDLELEERMELAQKISSMILSLRKRENLRVRQPLQKVMIPVLDAHQQSQIEAVADLIKTETNIKEVAFMDDASDILVKNIKPNFKTLGPKFGKHMKAIAQAVGQFTKEDIQTLESQKEMSLDLGAETITISLEDVEISTQDIEGWLVMNDDKITVALDITISTELHQEGIARELVNRIQNIRKDNGFEVTDKINIAILKQDLLKSSVDANLNYICSETLTNNLTFTDTLSNENAIAIELEEGLTTQIAVSKI